Proteins found in one Cyanobium sp. ATX 6F1 genomic segment:
- a CDS encoding CHAT domain-containing protein, which produces MIRPARHWPSRYLVASLPLFLGLPVTTPVALAAPPAAAVQLARASDGASPFNPALYNPAILRIGFSEAKGKSANPEADSFLDITLVPPDGDVHGARSEVSLKSFNELLRKLYGQLASQSPLDVNDPNSPARQLYSILIQPIAAQLQKHKITTLLISADAGLQAVPFAALHDGQSYLGERYGLGMTPALGLTKLAVLPEKAQPQLLAAGASEFVGLNALPLVPQELDRVGKGRANQSFLNRSFTPQVLLQKAGDPLIDRVHIATHAEFLPGGPAAARLYSGTGPMSLRQLSQLRQRRGEGQLDVFSLSACRTALGDADSELGFAGLALQAGSRSAIGSLWYIDDVATSALFVQFYRYLDQGLPKAEALQFTRRAMANGRMRLVGDQVIGAGGDVLLSKLTTSQQRRISTGLQHPFFWAGIQLLGTPW; this is translated from the coding sequence ATGATCCGGCCAGCACGTCATTGGCCGAGCCGTTACCTGGTGGCCTCGCTGCCGTTGTTCCTCGGTCTCCCTGTAACGACACCAGTTGCCTTGGCGGCTCCGCCAGCCGCCGCTGTGCAGCTGGCGCGCGCTTCCGATGGTGCTTCCCCCTTCAATCCGGCCCTCTACAACCCGGCGATCCTGCGCATCGGCTTCAGCGAAGCCAAGGGCAAGTCCGCCAATCCCGAGGCCGATTCCTTCCTCGACATCACCTTGGTGCCACCCGATGGGGATGTGCATGGTGCCCGCAGTGAGGTTTCGCTCAAGAGCTTCAACGAGCTGCTGCGCAAGCTCTATGGCCAACTGGCGAGTCAATCGCCGCTGGATGTCAACGATCCGAACTCACCGGCTCGGCAGCTGTATTCGATTCTGATCCAGCCGATTGCCGCGCAGCTGCAAAAGCACAAGATCACCACGCTGCTGATCTCCGCCGATGCGGGGCTGCAGGCTGTGCCGTTCGCGGCCCTCCACGACGGCCAGAGCTACCTGGGTGAGCGCTACGGCCTCGGCATGACGCCGGCCCTGGGGCTCACCAAGCTGGCAGTGCTGCCCGAGAAAGCCCAACCACAACTGCTGGCGGCCGGGGCCTCCGAGTTCGTGGGCCTCAATGCCCTGCCTCTGGTGCCCCAGGAGCTCGACCGGGTGGGCAAGGGCAGGGCGAACCAGAGCTTCCTCAACAGGAGCTTTACGCCCCAAGTGCTGCTCCAGAAGGCGGGCGATCCACTGATCGATCGGGTGCACATCGCCACCCACGCCGAATTCCTGCCCGGCGGGCCAGCGGCGGCTCGCCTGTACTCAGGCACCGGTCCGATGTCCCTGCGTCAGTTATCCCAGCTGCGCCAACGCCGCGGTGAGGGTCAGCTGGATGTGTTCAGCCTCAGCGCCTGCCGCACCGCCCTCGGTGATGCCGACAGCGAACTGGGTTTCGCGGGGTTGGCGCTCCAGGCGGGCTCCCGCAGTGCGATCGGCAGCCTCTGGTACATCGACGATGTGGCCACTTCGGCGCTGTTCGTGCAGTTCTACCGCTACCTGGACCAGGGCCTTCCCAAGGCCGAGGCGCTGCAATTCACCCGGCGCGCCATGGCGAACGGCCGGATGCGGCTCGTGGGCGACCAGGTGATCGGGGCCGGGGGCGATGTGCTCCTCTCCAAACTGACCACGTCCCAGCAACGTCGCATCAGCACAGGTCTGCAGCACCCCTTCTTCTGGGCGGGCATCCAGTTGCTGGGAACGCCTTGGTGA